The following is a genomic window from Candidatus Polarisedimenticolia bacterium.
TCACGAAAAGACGGCGACGAATGTCGGAGCACAGGCTCCGGTGCGCCAGCTCCACGAAAGGGGTCATCTCGAGCGAGGGCCGCGTGCTGCCCCAGCCGCCGCAGCCTTCCGCCAGGAAGGCCGCCAGCAGCCAGGACATAAAGATGATGATCCGCCGATTTCTCATCGCCCCACCGGCCGCGCGCGGACGATGACGGGAAGGACTACTGCAGGACCGCCCCGCACTTGGCGCAGAATCTCGGGCTGATCGTCCTTCCCAGGTAGCCGTTGCATGCCGGACACCGCCAGTTCAGAAACGAGAAGATGAGCGCCGCGACCACCAAGCCCAGGAAAGCGGGCCCATAGATCGACGGCGAGATGCCCAGGATTTCCGGGCTCGCCGAGTCGCGCTGCACCGCGACGGCGATGACCGCCGCGAACAGCGGCACCGCCAGCAGGAGCTGCCGCTTCCGGCGTTTCGAGAACGAGCGCTTGAATTCGGATACCTGCTCCGATGTGTACTGCATTCATCAGGCCCCCCCGGCTCGCTCCCCGAGCTCCGGGAGGCGCGAGCCGGGCGCCTCCCGCGGTCGAAGGAGAAGTTAGGCCCCGGCCGGGGAGGCTGCAAGAGGCCTACAGCGTTTTATCGTGCTCGATCAGCGGCATGCCGTAGAAATCGTGGACGATGCCGGTCGTCCCATACCCCTGCTGGCGGTAGAACTTGCGAGCCCGCTCCAGGACCTCGGTGGTGTTGAGCGTCACTCGCAGGCAACCCTGCTCCCGCAGCCCCTGCTCGGCGGCCGCCAACAGGCGTCCGGCCAGTCCGCTGCCCTGCTGATCCGGACGGACGCCCATGCCCCTCACGTGCCCTTCGCCCGAGTAGATCAGCCGGTAAGCCACCGTTCCCACGATCCTCCCCGCCGCGTCCTCGGCGACCAGGACCGTCATCTCGCGGAACCGGCGCTGCGGGTCGGTGCCCGAAAGGACCGTGTCACGGTAGGCCTCCTCGGTGTAGGCGCCGCGATAATCCTCGAACGCAGCGGCCAGGCATTCCGTCACTCCAGGAAGATCCGCTTCGGAAGCCCGCCGGATGTTCATCGCCTCCGCTCCGCCGCGTGTCCTTTCTGGATCCTCTCCCATGACTTGATTCACACCCGCTATCGACATCTTCGCCTCCCTAGAGCCTACAGCTGCGGCGCGATGAAGCGCGCTGCTTCCTCGGAGGTCCGCACCGGGATAATCTCGAACTCGATCAGATCTTCCCAGTTGGCAGTCCATTTTTTCAGGAGCGATTCACTTTCCGCATCCATCACCTGGTAGCAGCGGCGGAAGGGGAGATCCACCCAGCTTGCGACGTAGGTCACGCCCTGGGGGGCCATGCGGCCCCGATCGCGAAAGCGCCGGTACACTTCGGCCGCGGTCCCGGGAAGGAAATTCTCGACCACCATGAACAGCATTCCAGGCTCCTTATCCGCCAGGCACTCACGACGCGGCGGCCGCAGGCTCGGAATCATCGCAATCGACACCTCACTATACGGCATGAAAGCCCGTCCTTCGAGCCTCCGCCCACGCCGCCGCGGCGGTCCTGAACGGGGCATTACGGTCCACTTTGAATGTCCGGGGGCTTATCTCTCGAGGAAGCGGACGTCCTTGGGCGGGACGAAGAGCGAGAGATCGGGCGCCAGGCCGGCGTCATACTCGACATAGCGCACGTGCGTGATGACTTTGCCCGATTTCAGCGAGGTGGCCGAGAAGGGCTTGCCGTTCGCCGGATCGATCAGCAGCACGATCTTGTGCTCTCCCTGGGTGGCGGTGTAGGCGTCGTAGGTGTGGCCGTCCAGCTGCTCCGGCTTCGGAGGGGCCCCGCCCGATTGCGCCTTCACATACTCGAGCTCGCAGCCCAGCTCGAAACCCCGCAGGAACTCGGATGCCGCGTCCTCCGGCGGGCTGGCGGGGTTGCCCGGCAGTGCCAGCAGCGGGATGTGGAAGTGCTGCGGCGGCTGCTTGTCGATGATGTGCTTCCCCTTCTTGTTCAGGAGATTGATCATCCACAAGTCGGGCTCGCTGGCCACCATCAACCCATGGACGCCGTGCTCCATGTCCGGCTGATCCTCGACCCGGCCGTAGCGCGTGCCCAGTCGGTAGTAGGTCCTCGGCTGGGCGGCAAACGAATCGGGATCGATGTCGGGGGTCGCGTTGCGGATGGTCGCCTTGACCATCTTGGCGGGGGCGCACGCGGGTTGGGTCTGGGGACCGGCCGCCGGCACCTCTCCCATGAAGGACAGCAGCGCCACGAGGATGAGGAATCTTTTCATGGTTTTTGCTCCAGGGAGCCGAGCCGGATCCGCCAGGGGCTGATCTGCTTCGGGATCAGAATCCCGCTCTTCACCCAGGGATCGGCCCCCAGACGCCGCTCAATCTCTTGCGGATCGCCGGCATGCACCACCAGCAGGGCGTCGCGCGTCCCTTCGAGCGGGCCGCCCAGGACGACGAAGCCTTCTTCCACCAGGGCGTCCATGAAGGCCGCGTGCTCTTTCCATTCGATCTGCTCCTCGAGGGGCACCGCCTCGTTGAAGCGCGCGCCACGGGTGCGCAGGACCACGTACCATCGCTTCATGCTCCCTCCCGTCATCCTTCGGCCGGCTCGCGCAGCGCCCAATGCCACGGCTCATAGGCGATGCCGAAGGGGTTGTCGCGCGGATAGCTCATGGAGAAGCCGAAGCCGATGGCTTTCCGCGCCAGCCAGGCAAACGCCGCCGTGGCCTCGAACTCTTCCGTCAGCGGCGCGCAGAGCGGCGTCGTCAGATCGACCGCCCTCCCGGTGTGATGCTCGCTGTAGCCGGGCGGGGCGTTCACCTTCAGCATCTCCTCCAGGGGCACCCCGGCGGCCATCTTGCGCTCGAAAATCTGCCGCTGGTAATCGAGACCGCGGAAGGCGGACACCAGCAGCAGCGTGATGCCGTCGCGCTGCGCCGTCTCCTGCAGCTCGCTCCAGGCCGACGCGGCTTCGGGGGTGAGCTGGCGGTCCCTCCCATAGATGTCCACGCCGGCAGGAACCAGCCGCGTCGCCTCGCGATGCAGCGGCAGATGGCGCTCCGCGGCGTACCCCGATGGGATCCTCAGCTCTTCCAGGCAGCGGGCGACCCGCTCCTCGTAAGAGTCCCCGGTGAGCATCCTCTGCCTCCTTGGCCCTGTAACCGGCGCGAAGGCCGGCTCAGTCCTGCGGCGCCCCGCGGCCGCGCAGGTAATCGGCGATCTCCGTGCGGCCGGCGTAGAGCGCCCAGTCCAGCGGCGTGCCCTGGTAGAGCGTATCTTTCAAATCCAGCCGCGCGCCGCGCTCGACGAGCAGCGCGACCGCATCCGCGTGGCCGGACCAGACCGCCTGGTGCAGCGGCGTCGTGTGCGGATGGTGCCCCTCCGGGTTGTAACGGTTCGGGTCCTCGCCCGCATCGAGGAGCAGCCGCAGCACCTCGATCTGCCCGTGCTGCGCCGCCAGCGCCAGCGCGAACTGGCGGCTTGCATTGCCGGCGCCGGGAAGCAGGCGGGCCACTAGGTCGGCCTGCCCCAGCCCGGCCGCCGTCTCCAGGGTGTCGACCTTCGCGCCCCGCTGGGCGAGCAGCTTCGCGGTGTCGAGGTAGCCGAATACCAGCGCGGTCATCAGGGGCGACCCGTTGCCTTCCAGCCCTTCCAGGGCCGCGCCGTAATCGAGCAGCGTCGTGGCCAGCGACCCCTGCAATCCCGCCTCCGCCGGATGGGAGCTCGAGACCAGCATGCTCATCGTGGTGCATGGTCTGTCGTACAGGTCGGCCGTGGCATCCGCCTCAGCGCCCGACTCCAGGAGGGCGCGGGCAATTTCGACGGCGTTGGACGGAGTTTTCTGCCGCTCCCCTTCGACGCCATTGGCCCCCAGGTAGTGCAGCAGCGTGGCGTGATGGCGGCGGCTGGAGCGGGCCTTCGCCAGCTCGGAATCTACGCGCAGCATCGCTTCGAGAGCCGCCAGGTCTCCCGAGACGACGGTTTCCACCGCCGCCTCGAAACGGGCCACGCCGGCGTCACGCTGCAGCCGGCCGGTGAAAGCGACCAGGCTCTCCCAGTCCTCGAAGCCGTGCTGGCGGGCGACCACGAGCCGCGCATCGACGAGGTCCAGGGTCGCGGGATCGACCTCGCTCACCGGCCTACGGCGGAAGCGCGGGTGCTCCCACTTGAACCGCCAGGTCGCCTCTTCGTTTCCCGATTTCAGGTCGCGCCACATCGTCTCAGCCTCGCTGCGCCAGGCCTCCAGCATCGCAGGTCCGGAGAGATCGCTCATCGGTCCGTCACCCGGTGCGACGGACGCACAGGCGGCACCGGGAGGCGCGGGGCGGCTCCCCCGAAAGTCACGGGGCGTCCTCGTCCAGGAGCTCTCGCGCGCTCTTCACGGTCGCGAATTCCCCGTGCAGGCTCGCCAGCGCCACGCGGTGCACCAGATCGGCGCCGAGCCGCTCGCCGTCCGGGCCGCTCCGGTCAAAAGTGGCGGTCGCATCCTCGACCACCACGACGCGAAATCCCAGGTTCCCCGCCATGCGCGCCGTCGTCGAGACGCAGTGATCGGTGGTCAGCCCCGCCAGGACCAGCTCCTCGATGCCGTGCGCGCGCAGGTGCGCTTCCAGATGGGTGCCGATGAAGGCGCTGTTGACATGCTTGTGGAAGATCGGCTCGCCCGGCCGCGGCTGCGCCTCGGGCTTGAAAGCCGATCCAGGCAGCTCCGCGCGCAAGGGCGACCCTGCTTCCAGCGAATGATGCTGGACGTGCAGCACCGGCCGTCCCGCGGCGCGCCAGGCCGCCAGCAGCTCGGCGATGCGTTTCTCGGCCTCGGGATTGTTGCGGGGCCCCCAGCGCGCTTCGTCGAACCCCTGCTGAACGTCGATGAGAAGCAGCGCCGTCGTCGCGCTCATGAGGACCTCCCCGCCCGCCGCGTCCACCAGTCCAACATTCTCAGACCCTCCTTGATGGCCGCCCATCCCTCGGCCGCGCGAAGCGCGTAACGGCATTCAGGCGCGGTGGGCGAGCGTCAAACCTCCCCGTCCTATCCGAACCCGACGCCCACCGTCGCCTGTAAAGCCGCATGATGCAACATGGGCATACATTCCTGTCAATTCACCGTGACCACGCTCACCGGCCCCTCGCGCCGCAGGACGTTGATCCCGACGTTCTCCTGGTGCCGCACGATCTGCAGGTCCAGGCTCGCCTCTCCCACGCGCAGCCCCTTGATCAGCACCTCCCGCAGGAACTCCGGAAGGCTCGGCTTGGTGAATACCACCTCCCGCATCGGCCCCCGGATCTCCAGGCTCAGGCAGGCCTGCAGCAGGAGGAGCACCGAGCCCGCCGCCCACGACTGCGGCGCGCACGACACCGGGTAGGGGGTGGGTGCCTCTCCCGGCCGCCGCGGGAACCCGCAGAACAGCTCCGGCAGGCGGTGAATGTCGAAGAAGATGCTGGCGTCGAACAGTCCGGTGAGGACTTTCATCGTCTCGTCCTTGAGGCCGTAGCGCGCGAAGCCGGCGGCGATCAGCGCGTTGTCGTGCGGCCAGATCGAGCCGTTGTGGTACGACATCGGGTTGTAGCGCGGCTCGGTGGCCGCGACGGTACGGATGCCCCAGCCCGAGAAGGCCCCTTCATGGGTGAGGGTCGCCGCCACGCGCCGGGCGCGCTCCAGGCTGGCGATCCCGGAGAAAAGGCACTGTCCGGCGTTGGAGGCACGCACCCGGCAGGGACGCTTGCGCCCGTCCAGCGCCAGCGCGTAGGTCGAGAGGTCCTCGCACCAGAAGG
Proteins encoded in this region:
- a CDS encoding M15 family metallopeptidase codes for the protein MLTGDSYEERVARCLEELRIPSGYAAERHLPLHREATRLVPAGVDIYGRDRQLTPEAASAWSELQETAQRDGITLLLVSAFRGLDYQRQIFERKMAAGVPLEEMLKVNAPPGYSEHHTGRAVDLTTPLCAPLTEEFEATAAFAWLARKAIGFGFSMSYPRDNPFGIAYEPWHWALREPAEG
- a CDS encoding cysteine hydrolase family protein, giving the protein MSATTALLLIDVQQGFDEARWGPRNNPEAEKRIAELLAAWRAAGRPVLHVQHHSLEAGSPLRAELPGSAFKPEAQPRPGEPIFHKHVNSAFIGTHLEAHLRAHGIEELVLAGLTTDHCVSTTARMAGNLGFRVVVVEDATATFDRSGPDGERLGADLVHRVALASLHGEFATVKSARELLDEDAP
- a CDS encoding YciI family protein, translating into MKRWYVVLRTRGARFNEAVPLEEQIEWKEHAAFMDALVEEGFVVLGGPLEGTRDALLVVHAGDPQEIERRLGADPWVKSGILIPKQISPWRIRLGSLEQKP
- a CDS encoding DUF3303 family protein, whose amino-acid sequence is MLFMVVENFLPGTAAEVYRRFRDRGRMAPQGVTYVASWVDLPFRRCYQVMDAESESLLKKWTANWEDLIEFEIIPVRTSEEAARFIAPQL
- a CDS encoding ankyrin repeat domain-containing protein; translated protein: MSDLSGPAMLEAWRSEAETMWRDLKSGNEEATWRFKWEHPRFRRRPVSEVDPATLDLVDARLVVARQHGFEDWESLVAFTGRLQRDAGVARFEAAVETVVSGDLAALEAMLRVDSELAKARSSRRHHATLLHYLGANGVEGERQKTPSNAVEIARALLESGAEADATADLYDRPCTTMSMLVSSSHPAEAGLQGSLATTLLDYGAALEGLEGNGSPLMTALVFGYLDTAKLLAQRGAKVDTLETAAGLGQADLVARLLPGAGNASRQFALALAAQHGQIEVLRLLLDAGEDPNRYNPEGHHPHTTPLHQAVWSGHADAVALLVERGARLDLKDTLYQGTPLDWALYAGRTEIADYLRGRGAPQD
- a CDS encoding GNAT family N-acetyltransferase gives rise to the protein MSIAGVNQVMGEDPERTRGGAEAMNIRRASEADLPGVTECLAAAFEDYRGAYTEEAYRDTVLSGTDPQRRFREMTVLVAEDAAGRIVGTVAYRLIYSGEGHVRGMGVRPDQQGSGLAGRLLAAAEQGLREQGCLRVTLNTTEVLERARKFYRQQGYGTTGIVHDFYGMPLIEHDKTL